The Elaeis guineensis isolate ETL-2024a chromosome 11, EG11, whole genome shotgun sequence genomic interval ctcctacgagagccggactccgagctcctctcagacgggtggctagccacctctctccgccagacactccagtcgaacttcgaccgacaggcctggaccccctggcagaccgcagcaacagccacgactctgctccacctcctgcaacagattccgcgcggcaccatcactccctgacaggccgcagtaacggccgcggcactgctccacttcctgcgacggattccgcgcggctccatcactccctgacaggccacaataatggccacgatcctgctccacttcctacgacggataccgcacgattcttccaccctctgacaagtcgcgacaacggacgtcgctccactctctgcgacaggctccacgtggcacatcccggtgatagccacgagtccaccccactactcttcgtcacaaagtcctcctgaccatgggcagcccactgccagacggttacaaacattgttatcagtctgttgctccctccgtctataaaagggggaccccagatacgttattctctaagctctcatttttcatctaaaaactctgctaaattctccgttcgagcactccattcttgttgaggcagagaactgacttgagcgtcggagggtcttgccggagcaaccccacctccggtttagacttcctttgcaggtcccgacggtgaccgcgacttcctcgactccagcttctccggtgcaagcgaatttttgcaccaacacctggCATGAGAGAAATAGTTATATCTTTGAGCATGCTTTGTTGACTCCAATCTAAGTTTATTGTAAAACCATGACTTTTATTAATAATTCAGAAAGGCACCCGTCTTGGTACTAGGATAGTACTAATCTTAATTCTGCTATACAGAGTGGATATGGTTGTGTCTCTTGGCTACTTCCTCCCTATGtgtatattaaaattaattttgatggctTACTTGATTCCAATAAGGCTTCTGCTGCTTATGTGCTTAAGGATCATTCAGCTCAATTTTTacaaatagagagaaaaaattatataatgtcACCATTTTTTTTGTTGAAATGATTGCTATCTGGCTAGGTATGTGTGCTGCTATAACTAAATTTTATGCTACTTATATTATATTGGAAGGAGATTCTGTAACTATTATACATTGGATTGAGAACTTTCAAATCCAAAAATATAATGATTTTCATTTTCTGAAGCACATTTGGAATTAGAAGGTAATAATGGAAGATTTTACACTGCACCACATATATCGAGAGGGGAACTAGGTAGCAGACTATTTGGCGAGCAAGGTTAAGGATGGTGATTTTCAGTGAAATAATATAAATGAGGTTGATTCATGTTGTCTAAACCTTCTTCAAGCGGATAGTTTTGGAGTTGCTTTCCAAAGGAAGTATTAAGTATAACATAAGTTTTCTACTCAGTAGACATATGATTATGACATTATGTTGCTACCTTGGACTAATCATTTTTTTTTGCAGGAATATGTGTATAGAGCCATGGAGTTATGTGCTACAAGGTTCACATTCAAAATCACCTTGGCCATCATTTCTTATCATCATGCTCCTTTCACAGGAATATCATCACTTGAGCTTCAAAACAAATCATTGCTCTTACATTCTTCCTTTCCTTTCCCTTCACTCTATCCGGAGTACAGATATTTTGGACTTTCTTCCACTTACTACTCAAAACTTTTATGATAGAATGCAGATGTTAATATGTTGGTTCATAGTCCTTATTATTGTAGTAAAAAGAAAAGAGGTTCAGCAAGAGCATAGTATGTAAAGATTCATAGCGTGACAAGGAAAAAAAGGAGGGGTGAGGAAATAATACATGGTGAATTTATACAACAGCAAAAAACCAACTGGTGGTTTGAGGGAGAGAGTGCACAGGTGACTACGAGGGTATCACCTCAACTGAATCTGTATTGGCCACTGTTTTCAACTGCCAGGGTTCAAATAACCATATTATCAGATCTTCAATTGTATTTGTTGGAAGCCACTATGAGGTTCAATCTGCAGCTGTTAAATAGGATGGAAAGAGGGCTTTTGAAGATTATATCTGTGGTGCTTCAGTTCAAATATTATCAAAGACTGTTGGTACAAATATATTATACTGACATGAAGCATCATAGGGTTTCCTTATGGAAAGATGTTTGCTGTATTGAACCACTGATGGAGTCTCCTTTTATGCCTTATTCCTGTGTCATCACCTGCTTTGAAGACTCAACTAATCAAACATCATTGCAAGCTCTGTATATACTTCTTTTGGGTTGTATTTGGGTGATACGAATAATTTATGTACTGTACAGATCTACAAATTGTAGCAGAAATATTTGTACAAAAGTGGAAAAACAAAAAATAGGCAGTTGTAAACCAGGTCTTAGTCAACTGAAGAAGatgaaaaacaaaaggaaaaaaaggagggaaaaaaaaagagagagaaagaaatacAAAAGGAAACAATACAAGAAACAGACGGCGTAGAGATCGTGCATAACGTTTACACACGACAAGGGGTTTTATGTAAAAATAACTAACGTCCGTTTCAAACTAAACTCGCATCCGTTTTACCGACATTACATGGCAACggtccccatgatcctgcacggGGAGATCACGTGCAAGGGAGTGCACGCCCAGACTAAAAATAAAACCGAGGGAGAGCCTGTAACAGAAGATTAGGACTACTCCCCGGAGAGGCTGTGTGAGGGAGAGAGGAGATGACAGCGGCAGCGGCCGCCGCCAACGCCGCGGCTTCTCTCGCCCCCGCCTCTTCTTTCCTCATCCGCCACCGCTCCGCCGCTCGCCTCCTTCTCCTCTGCCGCACCGGAAACCCTAGGCCCACCGTCCGGCAATCAATAACCCCGGCGGGCTCTCCGGACACTCTGCCGCTCCTCCTCCGCGGTCCCTCCCCTCTCTTCCACCGCCCTCTCGTCCTCGCTCCTTCTCCCGACTCTCCCGCTCCAAGATGGAGACTCTTTTGCAGCAGAACTCTCCCCGCTGATGCCAAGGCATGCGAGAAGCCGGCGGCAGAGGCCGGCAAAAAGATTCGGGAGTTCCGGAAGCGTCTGAGGATTGTTGACGTGAAGGGCGGACCTGACGAAGGGATGGACCGGTTAGGGCAGGCGCTTGCGATCAGAGGTTGGGTACGGACTTGTCGGGTTCAGAGCAGCGTGACGTTCATTGAGGTGAGGATGTAATACCTCAAGAATTGAACATAAATTGAATGAACTCATGCCTGTCATTGCTCGTAaagtcttcttctttttgttctattCGGACTGTGGTTTACTTCACTAGGTTCAATATGCCTACTTATGTATCTACCGATATGAAGCATATGTGTATatctgtatctatatatataaggGAATTTTATAAAGAAGAAGATAATGCTAACAACGTTATGTGGTTCAGCATCCTGGGCAAGAAAGAGGGCTTAATAAAACAGGATGAACGATGGATGAGATGAATGGGATAAAACTTGGAAGGATGTCGTGATAAAATGTAGAGTCCTAAGAGTTGTGCCTATCGATGGCAACATGAAGAGGAACTGAATAAGATGGCAAGGACATGTCTAATAAAGTTCTAATGAGGATCTGATAATGAGATTTGTTCTAATTTATATCAGAGGGTCTAGAAAGAAGGGAGAGGCCTAAGCTTATGCCGATGGAAGTTGTGAGAAAGGATTCGGAAACCAAATATATCTTAAGCTTAACAGAACAACTTAGGAAGTCACAAAACCAACCCCAGATAGTTAAGGCAAGGATTAATAGTTCCAATCTCATATTGCTCCCCTTGCCTTTTCCACCTCACCAGAGCTCTATGCTTCCACATACCCTAATTAAGCCAGTGATCTTACCGATGATTGCTGGCTTTAATATTGTCATGGGAGATTCTCACATCTTGAATAAAATATAAAACAGGAAATATGATACTATCTTCCACACTGTTATTGTGGCTGAGCACCAAGTCAGTTACCAGACTTCTCATTATTGTATCTCTAACTAGTGATGCCTTTTGATGCCAGCACACCACTACAGTTTGATAGCTAGGTTGATTCAGATAGTAAATGATCTATATTTTAGAACAAACGAAACACACCAACTCAAGCTCTTCTACATGAAGACTTAAATCACCTCAAACTTTTGGTATCTATTGGGGCAATCACGAGTTTGAGAGTTAAAATTATTGCTCGTATGTAATATGTTATCTTCAGTATCTTCACTATAATACTGTCTTGTCAAAGTGCAATATGCCAATAGATTTCAAGTATTGGGCACTTCGAAGACTTTACCTTTTTGACCTAGGGATCCTAGTATCTTTGCTTTTGGATACAAGATTAAAAAGTATAGGTTTGACAAAAATAGTGAGGGAAACAAGAAAAATTAAGTATATGGTTTGATTTGACTCGACAAACTTCTTGCTTTTTGAACCATAAGTCAAAAGCACCCCCATCCCCACAACAAAAAACAACTTGTAAAGACAAGTAGAAAAGGAAGAAACTATAGTTTGTGGTATCAATACACTCAATTAAAACATGTTCCAGGGTTTAAGAAATTAGAAGAGTGCTAGTAGAGGAGGACATAACTACAATACTGTCTATAAAGCTTCTTAATGACATACAATGGCCCACAAAAATAGAGAATTTAGATTACATGGAGCtgtgaaaatattatttaatataggTTGTGATTACATGGGTCCCATGACATGATCCAAATTATTAGTTTCTAGGAAATTattatttgaatatattttgcAAAGATttttctaattgatcaattgatctaaTGGAGATATTTTTATACTGTTTCAGCAGTTACTATATTCAAATGGTTATCATACTACATTTGGGGATGTCTTTTGTACCTTAGGTTTCATGTCTTTACACATACATTAAAGACATGATATATCGTTTACTCAAATTTTCATTAAGCTGTTTTGCAAAAGCTTCTTATCAAATAGAATAGATAGAGTAATAGATGAAATATACATCTTTTTTTGCCTTATACATGTTCAATTATGTTATAATCAGCCGCACTTCATTACCGAAGTAAATAATAATCTACTCCTAGCCTGTGTTACAGAAGCATGCAAGCATTGCACATAGCTAGTCGTAAACTAtcgtatttctttttctttattttaataAACCTGTGAACAAAATCACTTTACTAAATCACTTAATATCGTGTGACTTCCCGATTTTCCAGGTAAATGATGGCTCCTGCCTGTCCAACTTGCAATGCGTGATGAATATTGATGCCGAAGGCTATGATCAGGTATTTATTTGTCTGTTTAGATGCTTGACTCCTTTATATACGCTTACATTTTCGTATGCATGCCTCTTTTATATTCTATTTCatcattgagaaaaataagagacaAGATCAACCAAAAGTGGGGGTATTTATGATACATATAAATAAAAAAGTTTGGCAAAAAACAAATGTGACCTTGAACATTTCATTGGTTGATGGAATTGTGGCTTTCTATCAAGTCCCTTTGAGAGTTTGTGAATTTGGCTCTACCAGAAGAGTGATCGTATAGAAGTTTATGTTGGGTAATTGCTACCTAGTTTTATAGGTTAATTTTTGTGAAGAAACGTTTTAATTGGTGTCGCATGCAATTGGTAGTGTGGCTAAACTTGATTCAAGGAATTCTTGACTAAGTATTCTTAAGGCTAACACGTCGAGGGGGTAGAAGGGCTAATCATTCTAAGTCATACCACTGTTTCCAAAATATCTCATTTatatgatgatattatttttgagcTCTAACTTGGTCCATGTTGTTTCTAGATGTTACATTATCTCTTTCACTATAATCACAAAATTTGTAAATTTACATTGCTGGTTTGCCGTTAGGTGGAATCAGGTGCTGTCACAACTGGTGCATCTGTACTTGTGGAGGGTATTGTGGTAAGTAGCCAAGGATCAAAGCAGAAAGTGGAGTTGAAAGTTGCAAGACTTGTCACGGTAATGAACCTATTTCACACTCTGGTATCTTTAATAAACTTCTTAAAGAAAAGTAAAGAAAATTTCTGGTAGTTGAAATTCTGTAAAGAATGAAATTGAGCCGTGTAGGTAATTAGAGATATTACAAATTACAAGTGCATGCACATGCACATATCGTTTCCTAATTTTGCTTCTTTTTTATGAAATATGTTTAGATGTTTCACCCTTCTTTCTTATCACAGATTGGGAAAAGCGACCCCACGACATATCCTATCCAGAAGAAAAGAGCAACCAGAGAATTTTTGAGATCCATAGCTCATCTTCGTCCTCGGACAAATACATTTGGTGCAGTATGGTCTTACTCTTTGCGAACCATATTTTAATGTTACTATTTTTATCTTATAGATGCAATGGTTGAAAATCTTATTTGATGCTATTGCTAGCTTAGTTGTTTATATTTTTGTTACCTTGACTGTTGTTGTTTTTTTGATGTTTTCGTCAAtgtttaatttcatatatattttcaaaagaatgtgtttgaaatttgaatgacATCACAATCAAGGAGCATTCTTCTTTTAATTATGCACCGCACAAAACTTTGTATATCTCTAAAGAACTACAATAATTATGTATGCCCATGCCAACGTTTCATATTATCAACAAAATTGTGCCATATTGGCCAATGTTCAGTGCAATAGGCATAATGTGCAGTCATTTGAGGTGTTACAACACGTAGCAAGCAGAAACTTCTTcagttttttatctaaattttttcattGCTTCATAATGTGAAAAGACAGGTTTTAAACTTTCAATTCATGTATCTAACTTTACTAGCACGTCATGATAGGTGACTTTATAATGCAGATCATTGTAGTTCAGTGGAAATGCAGTAACTTTGTTTTGTTGGTGCTCATTTAGGTTACAAGAGTGAGGAATGCACTGGCGTATGCTACTCACAAGTTTTTCCAGGAAAATGGTTTTGTTTGGATCTCAAGCCCAATCATTACTGCTTCAGATTGTGAAGGGGCTGGGGAACAATTCTGCGTGACTACTTTggtatctatttctttctttgaactaaaattttaaaataattcatgCATTTTTATTGGGGTTATACTCACATtattaagaatattttatataaatacacATTCATTTCTCAGTATACACAGATACATGCACATATTCATACATTAAacatattttcttcaatatttttaatttcaagtaTAAATTCAATAATCTTTCATCATGTTTCAAAGAACATACGTTTTCTTTTTGAGCCTTGACAACCCTTGTTTGTCAAGGCTGTTTCCGGAATATGGAGTCTTGGCAAGCTTCTTCCTGGTTGCATGAGCTTTAACTACATTATTGATGAGTAGGTTTTCTTGCCAGTAGACTTTGAGATTTTATTAGATGTCAGTGTCATCTGAAGTTGTATGGGTGAGGAATTTAGCACTAGTTCATCATCATATTGAGAGTTGGATGTAGCATATTCACAAACTTTTTGATGAATCATACCTTAATCTTAATCTGTAAAGCCAAACACCCTAGCCCATTTGATGGGATAGGGGTGTTGGTTCCAGtagttatttaatcaaattatcatcAATAAACtttcaataattataataatttactTAAAATTGTATATTTTAAAAACCATTTTAACCTTTTCCCCCTTGATATCATGGCATAATAGCATCCATGTGCTGCTTACTTTGTAAATCAATCATTGAGCCAATCTGAGTAGTCCATGCATGTGCCAAAGAATAATGCAACTTGGACATCCAATAATGTATAGAGGAGATGTTTTTCCAGTTAACTACATGGCCCTTATATCTGATTGAGGTTATTCGAACTATCTAACCTCTCCTTAAGCAACAATTGCTCCATACTTTCCTAGATTTCTGTTTAGTGGTCCTCATGTTCCTATATCTTGTTCTCAGTTTAAGAAGTTGGTCCATGGATCTGAGCTTTTCATCTTGAGAAAAATGCATAATGGACATCTAAATTGATAATTCATACCATAGATCATGACCTATGATATTTAAAATGCTTAAATACAAAATGCAAATATTTTGGAGGGCTTGTATTAGGATATTTCAACATTAGGATATTTATTTTGAACATGGTTGGGAAGAATTTTTGTTCAATTGTGTCTAAAGGTGTGCATGTGATGATCAACATTGTACTTTTTCCATTATACGACATTTAATCCATTTAGGTGCCCTAGTTGTACCATTCATATGTGCTCATGGAAACCTTTATAAAAACTCTGTTCAGGCATTTAACATGTTTTAAATCATACTTGACCTTGGAGATTCTCAATGTGgctcatcatgcattttatatgatTTTGGCTTAAATCCTACTACTATGACTTTAGTCCAATTCTTTGTATGTGTGCATGTGTATCTATAGGGCCTTGTTGCCGATCATATACATGTGAAATGTCATTTAATTATTTTGGCAAActtacacataaatattgatgcCTTTACCAGCCATATTTTCGAGAATGATGTCATAGCTTAACTTGGCATATTTCcaaaattttttaacttattCATCATGTATAATTATCGTTCTACCTTATCTAGACAAAGTGTGATAGGGTTGGCAACAACTACATTTCGTAATTGGGTAAACTTGGATTGGAATCCATGGTTTGCTGTACTGGACTGTGCTACTTGGTACCGAGCAAACTGTACCATACCGGTGGCAACTTGATACTCGATTTAGGTGTACCAAGTGCCAGTACCATGAACCAACCCGTACCGACACCATACTAGCATGGTACTGATGCAGGTACCAAAATTGGTATGGTTACCATGGATGGGACATGCATAATTCTATCATATATAGCTAGAGGTTTCAGACAAAATCTCAATCAACCAACCGTGACCAAGTCTTATCCCCATCTATATGGAGTTTGTGAGGCTAAGCGTTAGTCGACCATACCCCTCTACTTATTGCCCCCTATTGAGGCGTACCAAGTTATGTCCTGCAGTACATACCATTCAGTACTGTTCGTATCGATAAACTGTGAGCCAGTACAAGGGTGTACCATGGTGCAGCATGTGATCAGTATGCCTCTATATAGTGGTACTTCGAACTTGGCAGGATTAAGATTTAGTGTTTTGTATTAGTATGTAATATGATGATATAGTCTTAAAGCTGTAGTCTGCTGCACCTAGAATGGCCAATAGCTAATTCTAAATATTTATGCATAATGTGCTTGCTTAATCTAATACTACTTTCAATTAAGTTGGTCAATTTTTTAGCTACCTATGAATGCATATTGTACAATAGTGTATTAGTGTACATCATAGAGTTTGGAATCTGGAGCTGATAGTGGACAAGTACATGGTTTTCCTTCATGCATAAGATGTGATCTGTTGGGGGAATCGTGATTGGGAGGATAGAGTACTAGTTATCTTGCAAATAGAGCAGCCATCTCATAGTTGACCATAAGCAAGAGCATGAAAGGAGTGCTTTTATGGAAAATTCATAAGTTGATATTAGAGCACAGGAAATGGCTGTGAAAGAAACAAAAATGAATATAGTTCAACTTTGcagagaataaatttaaaaatgtaTGAGATTGCTCAAAAAAGGCAACTTTGTTTTGGAACCTTAAGGATGTCCTTTTTGATTTCTCTGGATGGGAAGAAATGGAGATGAAGCTATGAGGTTTGGACTTATGAGAGGCTTGACAGTCTGTTGGCAGTCTAGCACATCGTTTATAAGGAGGAAGGAGATACTGACCATTTTTTGGAAGaagtggaggggaagaaggggggggggggggaggtgaGATGGCCAATGGGGGAGAAGGGATGGGAAGGAGTGAGGCCAGCTAGAGCACAACTTGTGTGTGGGGAAAGAGTAAGCAGTCCCTGCATCCCAACCATGATAGTAGTCTCTGCTGCCTTAATAAGACCGAACTATCTACTAATAGATGTTTCTCTTTTATTAGGTATTCTGGTAGATAGCATTAAGAAAATGAAAAGGAATATATTTAGAAATAGAGAAGGATAAAGATCATGATTAATTACATGTAATTAAGCACAGTGCAGCATGGTACTAGAACGTCCAAAATCACAAGAGTTGAACTTACAGATGTGCAAGAGCTAAACTTGTAAGCCATATGCAATTAAATAAGGGCTTATGTAAAGTTGCCCATGACTGGTGCCTAGTGAAATGGTTTTCTGATGCAGAGATGTAAAAAGACAAGAAGGAAATAGAGCATTTATGAGCTACATTAAGCCAACTAATTAGGGGAAACTAAGAAATTAATGATGAGGGAGAACAAGGACTGTATGTGACACCCTCAAGGAGGTTCTCATAATTCTAAGAGGAAGTACTTATGCTGCAAGGACTTGATCCATCAACCAAGAGTTTGAGTTTAGAAAGGAATTTTAAGGGCTAACATATGGATGTTGAAAGCTTATGGGTTTCAAATTTTGTAGATGAGATATTTTTTGAGAACAAAATAGATCTGTACTCTAAAAAATGTTCTAATTGCTATGGTTTTCTGATTGAACCTTTTTATCCCTCTGGCTATTTCCCTTGTCTCATTTAATGGATATATATATTGTGAGTTGGGGTTGGGGGTGGGTGCCACCGGGGGGGGGGGTTGTGGGCGCGGTGGGGATTGTGTTGGTGTTGTTCCCAACCCCCCTTCCCCACCTTTTTCTCATGAGGGGGAGTTTCTAGATCATAGTGGAATAGTTTCTCATGCTAGAAGTTTGAGAAACGCCTGCAGGAACTCAAAGGAATCTTATGCTCATGTATGGTTATGGTAGGGTAGCGAATATGGTTTTTTGTTTATGCTGTTCACTGTTCTTTTGTTGGACTCAGCATAGAAAAAGATCATCTAGTTctttctttgactttaattgattAACAAAGAAGCTGTTTTTAATTTTGTATTGTCAACTGCGAGTTTTTTTTTTGTCATCGTTTACCCTTCGATTCTTTTCTTGACAGATTCCTAACACTCGAGAAGGTACTGATTCCTTGGTCAATACTATTCCTACTTCTAAGGATGGGAAAATTGATTGGTCACAGGTAAGTCTATTACCCTGGCCAAGCTTTGCACTGTTTATTTGGCAGATTCTGGTAAATATTATCAATTGTACTTTGAAGACGGCCTGCTTATATATCTTCATAACTTCACTTTTCTTGAATATGTTGTAGGCACGTCAATGTCATCCTATGActgcaaaaatttaattttgcatATATTGCAGCTACCATGCTGCAAATTTAATTTTCACAGGCACATGTCCACATCATATAAAAAGGGAATGTTGAATATAGGTCCAATGTTGATACTCTGACATGCTGAAATCCACTAACACTGCAATTATCTATTACAAATCCCAGATATGttacatgaa includes:
- the LOC105054002 gene encoding asparagine--tRNA ligase, chloroplastic/mitochondrial, with the protein product MTAAAAAANAAASLAPASSFLIRHRSAARLLLLCRTGNPRPTVRQSITPAGSPDTLPLLLRGPSPLFHRPLVLAPSPDSPAPRWRLFCSRTLPADAKACEKPAAEAGKKIREFRKRLRIVDVKGGPDEGMDRLGQALAIRGWVRTCRVQSSVTFIEVNDGSCLSNLQCVMNIDAEGYDQVESGAVTTGASVLVEGIVVSSQGSKQKVELKVARLVTIGKSDPTTYPIQKKRATREFLRSIAHLRPRTNTFGAVTRVRNALAYATHKFFQENGFVWISSPIITASDCEGAGEQFCVTTLIPNTREGTDSLVNTIPTSKDGKIDWSQDFFGRPAFLTVSGQLNAETYASALCDVYTFGPTFRAENSNTSRHLAEFWMIEPELAFADLNDDMACATAYLQYVVKYILENCKEDMDFFNTWIEKGIINRLNDVVEKDFVQLTYSDAVELLLGAKRKFEFPVKWGLDLQSEHERYITEIAFAGRPVIISDYPKEIKAFYMRQNDDGKTVAAMDLLVPRVGELIGGSQREERLEYLGSRLEELNLNKDSYWWYLDLRRFGSVPHAGFGLGFERLVQFATGIENIRDAIPFPRTPGSADF